A genomic region of Chitinimonas arctica contains the following coding sequences:
- the selD gene encoding selenide, water dikinase SelD — protein sequence MTQLRLTQLSHGGGCGCKIAPAMLAEMLAKLPATSAFPNLLVGTETADDAAVYRLNDQQALVATTDFFMPIVDDPFDFGRIAATNALSDIYAMGATPIMALAIVGMPIKAMPVEAIQRILAGGASVCAEAGIPIAGGHSIDAPEPIYGLVAMGLVAPERIKRNSDARAGDVLILGKPLGVGVLGSAMKQGLLDEAGYRQLIATTTQLNRVGSELAALPDVHAMTDVTGFGLLGHLLEMCRGAGLAASLDAASLPWLAAAADFARQGIGPGAIERNLASFGAAVDFDPAVPDWQRRLLADAQTSGGLLLAVAPDSVPAALALFHGAGFGAATVIGRMMHGHPHIEVHAVRA from the coding sequence ATGACGCAACTGAGACTCACGCAATTGTCGCATGGCGGTGGATGCGGCTGCAAAATCGCCCCCGCCATGTTGGCGGAGATGTTGGCCAAGCTGCCGGCGACGTCCGCTTTTCCGAATCTGCTGGTGGGTACCGAGACCGCCGACGATGCAGCCGTCTACCGTCTGAACGACCAGCAGGCCCTGGTGGCGACCACCGATTTCTTTATGCCTATCGTGGACGACCCCTTCGATTTTGGCCGGATTGCCGCTACCAATGCCTTGTCCGATATCTATGCCATGGGCGCTACCCCCATCATGGCTCTGGCCATTGTCGGCATGCCGATCAAGGCCATGCCGGTGGAAGCCATCCAGCGCATTCTGGCCGGTGGCGCCAGCGTCTGTGCCGAAGCCGGCATTCCCATTGCCGGCGGGCATTCCATCGACGCACCCGAGCCCATTTATGGCTTGGTGGCCATGGGGCTAGTGGCACCCGAACGTATCAAACGCAATAGCGACGCCCGAGCCGGTGATGTACTGATCTTGGGCAAGCCACTGGGCGTGGGTGTGCTGGGCAGTGCCATGAAGCAAGGCCTGCTGGACGAAGCGGGCTACCGGCAGCTGATCGCCACCACCACCCAGTTGAACCGGGTGGGCAGCGAACTGGCGGCGCTGCCGGACGTGCATGCCATGACCGATGTCACCGGCTTCGGCCTGCTGGGCCATCTTTTGGAAATGTGCCGCGGCGCCGGCTTGGCGGCCAGTCTGGATGCAGCCAGCCTGCCCTGGCTGGCTGCAGCGGCGGATTTCGCCCGGCAGGGCATCGGCCCCGGTGCAATAGAACGTAATCTGGCCAGTTTCGGCGCGGCGGTGGATTTCGATCCCGCGGTGCCGGATTGGCAACGCCGGCTGCTGGCCGACGCGCAAACCAGCGGTGGCCTGCTGCTTGCCGTTGCCCCCGATAGTGTGCCGGCGGCGCTGGCGCTGTTCCATGGCGCCGGCTTCGGCGCCGCCACGGTCATCGGCCGGATGATGCACGGCCACCCCCATATCGAAGTGCATGCCGTCCGAGCCTGA
- the mnmH gene encoding tRNA 2-selenouridine(34) synthase MnmH → MKNLRARLDQLYEFDQLIDTRTPLEFAEDHIPGALNAPVLSNEERVIVGTLYKTSPFEATRLGAAMVARNIAHHLDTLFADRPAGWRPLIYCWRGGKRSGSMSSWFQLIGWKAQQLEGGYKAYRGQVRERLAQLPGQLRWRVLAGETGSGKTRLLQALAEEGEQVLDLEALACHRGSLLGALPGQRQPSQKWFDSQLLDALRRFDPARVVWVEAESKRIGQLQLPTALMQAMQAADCLQLTASPAARVAYLCRDYAHLFDRPDDFKTMLDKLAPLHGNAVIAHWHALIDQAADLDLFTELLASHYDPAYLRSNKRQLSRLAAAPQFSFEPSTDDSRAQAARLLDSLQARP, encoded by the coding sequence GTGAAAAACCTGCGCGCCCGCCTCGATCAACTATACGAGTTCGACCAACTCATCGACACCCGCACCCCGCTGGAGTTTGCCGAGGACCACATCCCCGGCGCCCTCAATGCGCCGGTCCTGAGCAATGAAGAGCGGGTGATCGTCGGCACCCTGTACAAGACCTCCCCATTCGAAGCGACCCGCCTGGGCGCCGCCATGGTGGCGCGCAATATTGCCCATCACCTCGACACCCTGTTTGCCGACCGGCCCGCCGGCTGGCGGCCCTTGATCTATTGCTGGCGCGGCGGCAAGCGTTCGGGTTCGATGAGCAGCTGGTTCCAATTGATCGGTTGGAAGGCCCAGCAACTGGAAGGCGGCTACAAGGCCTATCGCGGCCAGGTCCGCGAGCGTCTGGCCCAGCTGCCCGGCCAATTGCGCTGGCGGGTACTGGCTGGCGAGACCGGCAGCGGCAAGACCCGCTTGCTGCAGGCGCTGGCGGAGGAAGGCGAGCAAGTGCTGGACCTGGAAGCCTTGGCCTGCCATCGTGGCTCCCTGCTGGGCGCCCTGCCCGGCCAACGCCAGCCCAGCCAGAAGTGGTTCGACAGCCAATTGCTGGATGCACTCCGGCGTTTCGACCCCGCCCGCGTCGTCTGGGTGGAGGCGGAAAGCAAACGCATCGGTCAACTGCAACTACCCACGGCCCTGATGCAAGCGATGCAGGCAGCCGATTGTCTACAACTGACGGCCAGTCCTGCCGCGCGCGTCGCCTATCTCTGCCGGGACTACGCGCACCTGTTCGACCGGCCCGACGATTTCAAGACCATGCTGGACAAGCTGGCGCCCCTGCACGGCAACGCGGTCATTGCCCACTGGCATGCGCTGATCGACCAGGCCGCGGATTTGGACCTATTCACCGAGCTGCTGGCAAGCCACTACGACCCTGCTTACCTGCGCAGCAACAAACGCCAACTATCTCGCTTGGCCGCGGCGCCGCAATTCAGCTTCGAACCCAGCACGGACGACAGCCGGGCGCAGGCGGCAAGGTTGTTGGATAGCCTGCAAGCCCGGCCTTGA
- a CDS encoding NAD(P)/FAD-dependent oxidoreductase — protein sequence MLRLNELRLPLDHAADALPAAIAQRLKIKPAELLGFTVFKRSHDARRGHPLMLSYCIDFSVKDETALLKKLAGDNKIGPTPDTEYQFPIRAQGELSERPIVVGLGPCGIFAGLLLAQMGLRPIILERGKEVRQRTKDTWDLWRKNTLHPESNVQFGEGGAGTFSDGKLYSQIKDPRYLGRKVMAEFVKAGAPDEIMYVSKPHIGTFRLVGVVERMRETIQSLGGEIRFQQKVTDIQIEQGQVRGVTLESGEQLRSDHVVMALGHSARDTFEMLHHRGVFMEAKPFSVGFRIEHPQSLIDTARFGKHAGNEILGAADYKLVYHAGNGRSVYSFCMCPGGTVVAATSELGRVVTNGMSQYSRNERNANAGIVVGITPADYPGGPLAGVAFQQALESHAFVLGGENYEAPAQLVGDFLAKRPSTALGAVEPSYKPGVKLGELDSSLPDYAIAAIREALPAFDKQIRGFSMHDAVLTGVETRTSSPIRLTRGDDCQSLNVRGLFPAGEGAGYAGGILSAGVDGIRVAEAVAQSMLKGR from the coding sequence ATGTTGCGACTGAACGAACTCCGGCTCCCGCTTGACCACGCGGCGGATGCCCTGCCGGCGGCCATAGCCCAGCGACTCAAGATCAAGCCGGCCGAACTGCTCGGCTTTACCGTGTTCAAGCGCAGCCACGACGCCCGCCGCGGGCATCCGCTGATGCTGAGCTATTGCATCGATTTTTCGGTAAAGGACGAAACTGCCCTGCTGAAAAAACTGGCCGGCGACAACAAGATCGGCCCCACGCCCGATACCGAATACCAGTTCCCCATCCGTGCACAGGGCGAACTGAGCGAGCGTCCCATCGTGGTCGGCCTGGGACCTTGCGGCATCTTTGCCGGACTGTTGCTGGCACAGATGGGTTTGCGCCCTATCATCCTCGAGCGCGGCAAGGAAGTGCGCCAGCGGACCAAGGATACCTGGGACCTATGGCGCAAAAACACCCTGCATCCGGAATCCAATGTGCAGTTCGGCGAAGGCGGCGCGGGCACCTTTTCGGACGGCAAACTATATAGCCAGATCAAGGACCCGCGCTACCTGGGCCGCAAGGTGATGGCCGAGTTCGTCAAGGCCGGCGCACCGGACGAGATCATGTACGTCAGCAAGCCGCATATCGGCACCTTTCGGCTGGTGGGCGTGGTCGAGCGCATGCGCGAGACCATCCAGTCGCTGGGCGGCGAGATCCGCTTCCAGCAGAAGGTCACCGACATCCAGATCGAACAGGGCCAGGTTCGCGGCGTCACCCTGGAAAGCGGCGAGCAATTGCGCAGCGACCATGTGGTGATGGCCTTGGGACATAGCGCGCGCGATACCTTCGAGATGCTGCACCACCGTGGCGTCTTTATGGAAGCCAAGCCCTTCTCGGTGGGCTTTCGCATCGAGCACCCGCAGTCGCTGATCGATACCGCCCGCTTCGGCAAGCATGCCGGCAACGAGATCCTCGGCGCGGCCGACTACAAGCTGGTTTATCACGCCGGCAATGGCCGCTCGGTCTACAGCTTCTGCATGTGCCCGGGCGGTACCGTGGTCGCGGCCACTTCCGAACTCGGCCGCGTGGTCACCAATGGCATGAGCCAGTACTCGCGCAATGAACGCAATGCCAATGCCGGCATCGTGGTGGGCATCACGCCGGCCGACTACCCCGGTGGCCCCTTGGCCGGCGTGGCATTCCAGCAGGCGCTGGAATCGCACGCCTTCGTCCTGGGCGGCGAGAACTATGAAGCCCCCGCGCAACTGGTCGGCGACTTCCTGGCCAAGCGTCCTTCCACCGCCCTGGGTGCGGTCGAACCCTCCTATAAGCCGGGCGTCAAACTGGGCGAACTCGATAGCAGCCTGCCCGACTACGCGATTGCCGCCATCCGCGAAGCCTTGCCCGCCTTCGACAAGCAGATCCGTGGCTTTTCCATGCACGATGCGGTGCTGACCGGCGTGGAAACCAGGACGTCGTCGCCCATCAGGCTGACGCGCGGCGACGATTGCCAAAGCCTGAATGTGCGCGGCCTCTTCCCGGCCGGCGAGGGCGCCGGCTATGCGGGCGGCATCCTGTCGGCCGGCGTGGACGGCATCCGGGTGGCCGAAGCGGTAGCGCAAAGCATGCTGAAAGGTCGCTGA
- a CDS encoding Lrp/AsnC family transcriptional regulator, whose amino-acid sequence MDKIDCDIVELLRLDGRLSYRELGERIHLSANAVAERVRRLQAKGTLTGFYADVNLADLGLPLEALIEVKMRAETSAEHFEAVIQTIPGIVDATLLTGSFDYLLRVACADQQDLVRLIEALRERAGVQETYSRMVLRQLPMKGRLGVRVGR is encoded by the coding sequence ATGGACAAGATTGACTGCGATATCGTCGAGTTGCTGCGCCTGGATGGGCGCCTCAGCTACCGTGAATTGGGCGAACGTATCCACCTCAGTGCCAATGCCGTGGCCGAGCGGGTGCGGCGGTTGCAGGCCAAGGGTACGCTGACCGGTTTTTATGCCGACGTAAACCTGGCGGACCTGGGGCTGCCGCTGGAAGCGCTGATCGAAGTCAAGATGCGTGCCGAGACCAGCGCCGAGCATTTCGAGGCCGTTATCCAGACTATCCCCGGCATCGTCGATGCGACGCTGCTGACCGGTTCGTTCGACTACCTGCTGCGGGTTGCCTGCGCCGACCAGCAGGACCTGGTCCGCCTGATCGAAGCACTGCGTGAACGGGCCGGCGTGCAGGAAACCTATAGCCGCATGGTATTGCGGCAGTTGCCCATGAAGGGACGGCTGGGTGTCCGGGTAGGGCGGTAA
- a CDS encoding S41 family peptidase: MTPLSLSRKALLSGVAASSLLAVAAPDDMTIDAATRAEVIGNTSKFIGADYIYPELAEKMAADLRARQQRGEYDKLGSAKAFANKLTDDLRAVSQDKHLRVRFRTEPIAQDQVTATESAEELARYAVEAKANNFGFRQVKLLDGNVGYLRLDAFDEPALAGPTATAAITFLANTDALIIDLRNNGGGSPEMVQLLTSYLLGTTPVHLNDLYYRPQNATTQYWSHAYVPGPRLTNTPVFVLTAKRTFSAAEEFSYNLQSLKRATLVGETTGGGAHPGDMYRVHSHFQVFVANGKAINPITKTNWEGKGVVPEVPVAAADALLSAHKLALEGIISRSRDDAGREAAKSALASLTGGAK, from the coding sequence ATGACTCCCTTGTCCCTTTCCAGAAAAGCGCTGTTGAGCGGCGTAGCGGCAAGCAGTCTGCTGGCCGTGGCCGCCCCGGACGATATGACGATAGACGCGGCTACCCGCGCGGAAGTGATAGGCAATACCAGCAAATTCATCGGCGCCGACTATATCTACCCCGAGCTGGCCGAAAAAATGGCTGCCGACCTGCGCGCCCGCCAGCAGCGTGGCGAGTATGACAAGCTGGGCAGTGCGAAGGCCTTCGCCAATAAACTGACCGACGACCTGCGCGCCGTCAGCCAGGACAAGCATCTGCGCGTACGTTTCCGTACCGAGCCGATCGCGCAGGACCAGGTGACCGCCACTGAATCGGCCGAGGAACTGGCTCGTTATGCGGTGGAAGCCAAGGCAAACAACTTTGGCTTCCGCCAGGTCAAGTTGCTCGATGGCAATGTCGGCTATCTACGGCTGGATGCCTTTGACGAACCGGCCCTGGCAGGCCCCACCGCGACCGCGGCCATCACGTTCCTGGCCAATACCGACGCCTTGATCATCGATCTGCGCAACAATGGCGGCGGCAGCCCGGAAATGGTGCAGCTGCTGACTTCCTATCTGCTCGGTACCACGCCGGTTCATCTGAACGACTTGTACTATCGGCCCCAGAACGCCACGACCCAGTACTGGTCGCATGCCTACGTACCCGGCCCGCGCCTGACCAATACCCCTGTCTTCGTGCTGACCGCCAAGCGGACGTTCTCGGCCGCCGAGGAGTTCAGCTACAACCTGCAATCGCTGAAGCGGGCCACCCTCGTCGGTGAAACCACCGGCGGCGGCGCCCACCCGGGCGATATGTATCGGGTTCATTCGCACTTCCAGGTCTTTGTCGCCAATGGCAAGGCGATCAACCCTATCACCAAGACCAACTGGGAAGGTAAGGGCGTGGTGCCGGAAGTGCCGGTGGCCGCCGCTGATGCGCTACTCAGCGCGCATAAGCTGGCTCTGGAAGGCATCATCAGCCGTAGCCGCGACGATGCCGGCCGGGAGGCGGCGAAATCCGCGCTGGCCAGCCTGACGGGCGGCGCGAAGTAG
- a CDS encoding fatty acid desaturase family protein, with product MATSRTLSPQESEAFGQELDALRNRTLADIGAADARYIRRVRASVRLTELAGRTLLFAGFFMPTWIVGVLLLAYSKIVDNMELGHNVMHGQYDFMNDPEFSGKTYEWDHSSTSDAWRNTHNYQHHTYTNVLGKDHDIGYGTVRVFAEQRWRPFYLLQPLWALLQAVLFEYAIAIFDLKLDRYFKGKISKAELAAKLPPVKRKLWRLFLKDFVIFPLLAGPHFLAVLAGNALASLLRNLWTFTVIFCGHFTEHAEVFPASVLKNETRGAWYVRQLRGSSNLSGSRLLHFMTGNLSHQIEHHLFPDLPARRYATLAVEVREICQRYGQHYNTGSFAGQFLTVLARIFRHAFPSRPVVKPA from the coding sequence ATGGCGACCAGCCGCACCCTCAGTCCACAAGAGTCGGAAGCCTTCGGCCAAGAGCTCGATGCCTTGCGCAACCGCACCTTGGCCGATATCGGCGCGGCCGATGCCCGCTATATCCGCCGCGTCCGCGCCAGTGTCAGGCTCACCGAGCTGGCCGGCCGCACCCTGCTGTTCGCCGGCTTCTTCATGCCGACCTGGATTGTCGGTGTACTGCTGCTGGCCTATTCCAAGATCGTCGACAATATGGAGCTGGGCCACAATGTGATGCATGGCCAGTATGATTTCATGAACGATCCGGAATTTTCCGGCAAGACCTATGAGTGGGACCACAGCTCCACCAGCGATGCCTGGCGCAATACCCATAACTACCAGCATCACACCTATACCAATGTGTTGGGCAAGGATCACGATATCGGCTACGGCACGGTCCGGGTCTTTGCGGAGCAGCGCTGGCGCCCGTTCTACCTGCTGCAACCCTTGTGGGCCCTGTTGCAGGCCGTGTTGTTCGAATACGCCATCGCGATTTTCGACCTGAAGCTGGATCGCTATTTCAAGGGCAAGATCAGCAAGGCGGAGCTGGCGGCCAAGCTGCCGCCGGTCAAGCGCAAGCTATGGCGCCTGTTCCTGAAAGACTTCGTTATCTTCCCGCTGCTGGCCGGTCCGCATTTTCTCGCGGTGCTGGCGGGTAACGCCCTGGCCAGCCTGTTGCGCAATCTCTGGACCTTTACCGTGATCTTCTGCGGTCACTTTACCGAGCATGCCGAAGTGTTCCCCGCCTCGGTGCTGAAGAACGAAACGCGTGGCGCCTGGTATGTGCGCCAGCTGCGCGGTTCGTCCAATCTGAGCGGTAGCCGCCTGCTGCACTTTATGACCGGCAACCTCAGCCACCAGATCGAACACCATCTGTTTCCCGATCTGCCGGCCCGGCGCTATGCCACCCTGGCGGTGGAAGTCCGCGAGATCTGCCAGCGTTATGGCCAGCACTACAATACCGGCAGCTTCGCCGGCCAGTTCCTGACCGTGCTGGCAAGAATTTTCCGCCACGCTTTTCCCAGCAGGCCGGTTGTCAAACCCGCCTAA
- a CDS encoding ferredoxin reductase, whose translation MPLLPAALVNRLLPQLRPLRRGALASLVREDIFDFYGRLLHPQLQLHRVFARVLSCREEGDSSLVLTLAPSANWRGMQPGQHVALTVDIDGIRHTRRYSPSVLPGGQVEITVKRQEGGLVSGWLHEQAKPGDYLELGQAEGDFVLPATPPAKLLLLAAGSGITPLLAMLRALRAQAYQGDVVMLYYGRRRANLAHLTDLASFPGLRLHICLTGEAPGDGESSGRFSAAQLDELVPDAAERRAYACGAHGFVASVRAVWQARALPALADEAFTPPVWQAADDLPITLTFARSVGQLPGRTGSTLLEQAEALGLRPAFGCRMGICNTCSCHKRTGAVRDLRTGLVSTEPDEAIRLCISAPVGDVILDL comes from the coding sequence ATGCCGCTACTACCCGCTGCACTGGTCAATCGCCTACTGCCCCAGCTTCGTCCTCTGCGGCGCGGCGCCTTGGCCAGCCTGGTGCGCGAGGACATCTTCGATTTCTACGGCCGCCTGCTGCACCCTCAGCTGCAGCTGCACCGCGTATTCGCGCGCGTGCTCAGCTGCCGGGAAGAAGGCGACAGCAGCCTGGTCCTGACGCTGGCGCCCAGTGCGAATTGGCGGGGCATGCAGCCCGGCCAGCATGTGGCGCTTACCGTGGATATTGATGGCATACGCCATACCCGCCGTTACAGCCCATCGGTGCTGCCCGGCGGCCAAGTGGAAATCACGGTCAAACGGCAGGAAGGCGGACTGGTCTCGGGCTGGCTGCACGAACAGGCCAAGCCGGGCGATTACCTGGAGCTGGGCCAGGCCGAAGGCGACTTCGTCCTGCCGGCCACGCCGCCCGCCAAGTTGTTGCTGTTGGCTGCCGGTAGCGGCATCACGCCCTTGTTGGCGATGTTGCGTGCCCTGCGCGCGCAGGCCTATCAGGGCGATGTGGTGATGCTGTACTACGGCAGGCGGCGCGCCAATTTGGCGCATCTGACCGATCTGGCCAGCTTTCCCGGCCTGCGTCTGCATATCTGTCTGACTGGCGAAGCGCCGGGAGACGGCGAATCCAGCGGCCGTTTCAGCGCCGCGCAACTGGATGAGCTGGTGCCCGATGCCGCCGAGCGGCGGGCTTATGCCTGCGGTGCCCATGGCTTCGTCGCTTCGGTCCGCGCTGTTTGGCAGGCACGTGCCTTGCCGGCCTTGGCCGACGAGGCCTTCACGCCTCCCGTCTGGCAAGCCGCCGACGATTTACCCATTACCCTGACTTTCGCCCGTTCGGTCGGGCAATTGCCCGGCCGCACCGGCAGCACCCTGCTGGAACAGGCCGAAGCCCTGGGCCTGCGGCCGGCTTTCGGCTGCCGTATGGGCATCTGCAATACCTGTAGCTGCCACAAACGCACCGGTGCGGTACGCGATTTGCGCACCGGCCTGGTATCGACCGAACCGGACGAAGCCATCCGCCTGTGCATCAGCGCGCCGGTCGGCGATGTCATCCTCGATCTTTAA
- a CDS encoding TetR family transcriptional regulator, with product MQTVSKPIRAEKKQQTRQALLDAALELMASGRGFSAISLREVTRQVGIVPAAFYRHFPDMDSLGLALVEQVSSTFREVIRLVRRNEIERQGAITASVRIFVEYAEAHRLLFLFLAREQFGGSAAVRQAVATVQQHFIADLQADLALSSKLTHLGPADLEILASLIVKTVFSTLPELINPSDDQPTASPGTVSQMEDKLRFILIGGKHWRGIAAGRIADE from the coding sequence ATGCAAACCGTCAGTAAACCGATCCGTGCCGAAAAGAAGCAGCAAACCCGCCAGGCGCTGCTGGATGCGGCGCTTGAGCTGATGGCCAGCGGTCGGGGTTTCAGCGCGATCAGCCTGCGCGAAGTCACCCGCCAGGTCGGTATCGTGCCTGCTGCCTTCTATCGGCATTTTCCGGATATGGACAGCCTGGGCTTGGCCCTGGTGGAGCAGGTCAGCTCCACCTTCCGCGAAGTGATACGGCTGGTTCGGCGCAACGAAATCGAACGCCAAGGCGCGATTACCGCCTCGGTCCGCATCTTCGTCGAATACGCCGAAGCGCACCGGCTGTTGTTCCTGTTCCTGGCGCGGGAGCAGTTCGGCGGTTCGGCAGCGGTGCGGCAAGCGGTAGCGACCGTTCAGCAGCACTTTATCGCAGACTTGCAGGCCGACTTGGCCTTGAGCAGCAAGCTGACCCACCTCGGCCCGGCCGATTTGGAAATCCTCGCCAGCCTGATTGTGAAGACGGTGTTTTCCACCTTGCCGGAACTGATCAACCCGTCCGACGACCAACCCACCGCCAGCCCCGGCACGGTCAGCCAGATGGAGGACAAGCTGCGCTTTATCCTCATTGGCGGTAAACATTGGCGCGGCATTGCCGCTGGGCGGATTGCGGATGAGTGA
- a CDS encoding flagellin N-terminal helical domain-containing protein: MINTIGNSTVPGAQRDLSATENAKSRLLGQLSSGKRINSAADDPAGSAIVEQFAAQIVGSNQAARNLNDGISLAQTADGALETVQDNTQRIRELTVQAGNSTLSAADRSAIQGEVDTLSRSNSDTLRNANFNGQQLFQGGSQTFQAGPNANDQITVSLNNLNSGAIAGTGSIDLSSTTSATAALDSLDKDIDTLNSNRATLGALNSRFEASIKNLNSQSDNLSAAKSRIGDTDYAAATSRLVQENFRSQAELSVQVQANANSKQVLSLLR, translated from the coding sequence ATGATCAACACCATAGGCAACAGTACCGTACCGGGCGCCCAGCGCGATCTGAGCGCGACCGAAAACGCGAAAAGCCGGTTATTGGGGCAATTGTCGTCCGGCAAGCGTATCAATAGCGCGGCGGATGATCCGGCCGGCAGCGCCATCGTCGAGCAGTTCGCGGCACAGATCGTCGGCAGCAACCAGGCGGCCCGCAATCTGAATGATGGTATTTCCCTGGCGCAGACCGCCGATGGCGCGCTTGAAACGGTGCAGGACAATACCCAGCGCATTCGGGAGCTGACCGTGCAGGCCGGCAATAGCACCCTCAGCGCGGCCGACCGTTCGGCCATCCAGGGCGAGGTCGATACGCTCAGCCGCTCTAACAGCGATACCCTGCGCAATGCCAATTTCAACGGCCAACAGCTGTTCCAGGGCGGCAGCCAGACCTTTCAAGCCGGCCCGAATGCCAATGACCAGATTACGGTATCGCTCAATAATCTGAATTCCGGCGCCATTGCCGGAACTGGCAGTATCGATCTCTCGTCCACCACCAGTGCGACCGCCGCGCTGGACAGCCTGGACAAGGATATCGACACATTGAACAGCAACCGCGCCACCCTGGGCGCGCTCAATAGCCGCTTCGAAGCCAGCATCAAGAATCTGAACAGCCAGTCCGACAATCTATCGGCAGCCAAGAGCCGCATCGGCGACACCGACTACGCCGCCGCGACCAGCCGGCTGGTGCAGGAGAACTTTCGCAGCCAGGCCGAACTGTCGGTTCAGGTCCAGGCCAATGCTAATTCCAAGCAGGTGTTGTCGCTGCTGCGGTAA
- a CDS encoding NAD(P)/FAD-dependent oxidoreductase: MFLSSPDHIDSYYAASCPEARQSRPALADELEVDVVIVGAGYTGLYTALNLAEAGLSVAILEASRVGWGASGRNGGQIILGFSCDMAPFEATLGLGGARRVWGLIQDAAGEIRRRIADHGIACDLAEGHLWTSVQQRRVKLLTDWQEEAAKKWGYRSLHFIPKSEIPRHIGSDRYQAALLDSSGGHLHPLKYVHGLARAAEGRGVRIFEQTKACRYSETAEGVVVETERGRVRAGKLVLACNAYIDRLDSRLQRKVLPVGTYMIATEPLDESLASSLLPSGHAVSDNQFILDYFRLSADRRLLFGGKCTYTGRTPSRLAEGMRQDMLKVFPQLREARISHAWGGHIDITVPRTPDFGRAGNVYWAQGFSGHGLVPTCVAGRVLAEAIRGDQAHLDLFMALRNPDIPGGERLGGLLQVVGMSYYRLRDYF, from the coding sequence ATGTTCCTGTCCAGCCCCGATCATATCGACAGCTATTACGCCGCCAGCTGCCCCGAAGCCAGGCAGTCCAGACCTGCCTTGGCGGACGAGCTGGAGGTGGATGTGGTGATTGTCGGCGCCGGCTATACCGGGCTCTACACTGCCTTGAACCTGGCCGAGGCGGGCTTGTCGGTTGCGATCCTGGAAGCCAGTCGGGTGGGCTGGGGGGCATCGGGACGCAATGGCGGGCAAATCATCCTGGGCTTCTCCTGCGATATGGCGCCGTTCGAAGCCACGCTGGGGTTGGGCGGTGCGCGGCGCGTCTGGGGCTTGATCCAGGATGCGGCCGGCGAGATCCGCCGCCGTATTGCCGACCATGGCATAGCCTGCGACTTGGCCGAGGGTCATCTGTGGACCTCGGTGCAGCAGCGTCGCGTCAAGCTGCTGACCGACTGGCAGGAGGAAGCCGCGAAAAAATGGGGATATCGATCGCTGCATTTCATCCCCAAGTCCGAAATCCCGCGGCATATCGGCTCGGACCGCTACCAGGCCGCCCTGCTGGACAGCAGCGGCGGCCATCTGCACCCGCTCAAATATGTGCACGGTTTGGCGCGCGCCGCCGAGGGGCGCGGGGTACGGATATTCGAGCAGACAAAAGCCTGCCGCTATAGCGAAACCGCCGAGGGCGTCGTGGTGGAGACCGAGCGCGGACGCGTCAGGGCCGGTAAGCTGGTATTGGCGTGCAATGCCTATATCGACCGGCTCGATAGCCGTCTGCAGCGAAAAGTGCTGCCGGTCGGCACCTATATGATCGCCACCGAACCGCTGGACGAAAGCCTGGCAAGCAGCTTGCTGCCCAGCGGCCATGCGGTGTCCGATAATCAATTCATCCTCGACTACTTTCGCCTTTCGGCCGACAGAAGGCTGCTGTTCGGCGGTAAATGCACCTACACCGGCCGAACGCCCAGCCGGCTGGCCGAGGGCATGCGACAGGACATGCTCAAGGTGTTCCCGCAGCTGCGGGAGGCACGTATTTCCCATGCCTGGGGAGGCCATATCGATATCACCGTGCCCCGTACGCCGGACTTCGGCCGGGCCGGCAATGTCTATTGGGCGCAGGGTTTTTCCGGGCACGGCCTGGTACCCACCTGTGTTGCCGGCCGTGTGCTGGCGGAAGCCATACGTGGCGACCAGGCGCACCTCGATCTATTCATGGCCCTGCGCAATCCCGATATTCCGGGCGGAGAAAGGCTGGGCGGGCTGCTCCAGGTGGTGGGCATGTCCTACTACCGCTTACGCGACTATTTTTGA